A genomic window from Chelonoidis abingdonii isolate Lonesome George chromosome 26, CheloAbing_2.0, whole genome shotgun sequence includes:
- the CRB3 gene encoding protein crumbs homolog 3 produces the protein MSPPLSQTPMAAMAGYSHPLLLAVALQSLLQPALGQAMNGSTATPRPASGLTESERLAAIIVPSLVGGLLLIGLVIFGVLKVRERRQTEGTYRPSNEEQVGARVVTNANLQLPPEERLI, from the exons ATgtccccccctctctcccagacaCCCATGGCAGCGATGGCGGGCTACAGTCACCCCTTGCTCCTGGCCGTGGCCCTGCAGTCCCTGTTACAGCCGGCCCTGGGCCAAG CCATGAACGGGAGCACCGCGACACCCAGACCCGCATCAGGGCTCACG gAGTCAGAGCGGCTGGCAGCTATCATTGTCCCCTCCCTAGTCGGGGGTCTCCTGCTTATTGGACTCGTGATCTTTGGGGTGCTCAAGGTGCGGGAGAGGCGGCAGACGGAGGGCACCTACCGGCCAAGCAACGAGGAGCAGGTGGGTGCTCGGGTGGTGACGAACGCTAACCTTCAACTGCCCCCCGAGGAGCGGCTGATCTGA